The following nucleotide sequence is from Nitrospira sp..
CGTGCGCGGGGTGGGCCTGATCAAGGCCATTCCCGATATCGAGAGCATCATCGTCAAGGAGGTCGGCGGGACTCCCGTCTTCGTCCGCGACGTGGCCGAGGTCCGTATCGGGCATGCGGTTCGGCATGGGGCGGCCGTGTTGAACGGCGAGCGAGAGGTGGTGGCGGGCACGGTGTTGATGCTGCGCGGCGGCAATGCGCGGGAAGTGGTCGGCGCGGTGAAGGAGCGGGTGGCGCGGATCCAGCGCGACGGGCTCCTTCCCGACGGCCTAGAGCTGGTGCCCTTTTATGACCGCATCGAGCTGGTGACCGCCGCCATCAATACCGTGCGCGACGCCCTGATCGAAGGGATCGTCCTGGTCACGCTCGTGTTCTTTCTGTTTCTCGGCCATGTGCGGAGCGCAATCGTGGTGACGGCTTCCTTGCTGGTGACGCCCCTCATGACATTTCTGGTGATGCAGCGGGCGGGGCTCTCCGCCAACCTCATGACCTTGGGCGGGTTGGCCATCGGGATCGGGGAGATTGCCGACGGGTCGCTGGTGGTGGTGGAAAACGTCTATCGCCACCTGTCTGAGAATCGCCACAGCGAACGCTCGCGGCTCGAAGTCATTCTGCGGGCCACCAACGAAGTGGGGCGGCCGATTCTGTTCGGGATCCTGGTCATCAGCGTCGTGTTCCTGCCCTTGATGACGCTGCACGGCATGGAAGGAAAGATGTTTGCGCCGTTGGCCTATGCGCTGGTGATCTCGTTGCTGGCGTCGGTCGTCGTCACCCTCACCCTCTCGCCCGTGCTCGCGTCCTTGGTGCTGCGCGGCGACCATCCGGAGGAGACCCGACTGACGCGCTGGATGAAAGCGCGCTACCAACCGGTCTTGCGCTGGACGTTGGCCCACCGTGGAGCGGTGTTGGCGGGCGCGACGGCGGTCGTGCTGGCGAGCCTGACGCTGGTTCCCTTCGTGGGACGAGAATTCATTCCCATTTTGGAGGAGGGGGCGCTGACGCCGCAGATCGTGCGGCTGCCGAGCGTCTCCCTGCCGGAGTCGATCGAGATCGAGAAACAGGCGCATCGCGCCATGCTGGAATTCCCCGAGGTGCGGATGGCGGTCAGCAAGATCGGGCGGCCGGACATCGCGGTGGGCCCGGAAGAACCGAATGAAAGTGATCCGGTCATACAACTGCAGCCGCGCGGGTCATGGACGAGCGCCAAAACGCAGTCCGCACTGGTGGATGCGATTCGGATCAGGTTGGCGGAAATTCCCGGCATCTCCGTGTTGATGAGTCAGCCGATTCAAGAACGAGTGGACGAATTGATTTCCGGGATTCGCACCGCCTGCGCGATCAAGTTGTTCGGCGATGATCTGGAGGTGTTGTACCGACAAGCCGAGTCGATCGCGGACCTGCTGCGGACGATCGAGGGCGTGAAAGACGTGAAGGTAGAGCAGGTGGCGGGGCAGCCGTACCTGACGCTCGATATCGACCGGCAGAAGATCGCGCGTTATGGGATCAACGTGTCCGACGTGCAGGACATCATCACCACCGCGGTCGGCGGCAAACCCGCCACGCAGGTGTATGAAGGAGAGCGCCGGTTTCAACTGATCCTGCGGTTTCCCGCCCAGTACCGCAACAGCATCGCGGCCATCGGAGATATTCGGGTTCGGTCCGCTTCCGGGGCGCCGATTCCCCTCAGCGAACTGGCCACCATCGAAATGCGGGAAGGCCCGGCGCGCATCAGCCGCGAGCAGGTCAAGCGCCGGATCTACATCGGCTTTAATGTGGTGGGGCGTGACATCGGCGGGGTGGTCGATGAGGGGCGCAGGAAGTTGGCGGAACGGATTCGCCTGCCGCAGGGGTACACAGTGACCTGGGGCGGGGCGTTTGAAAACATGGAGCGGGCGAACGCGCGGCTGCTGGTGGTCGTGCCCATCACACTCGGGCTCGTGTTTTTTCTGTTGTTCTGGGCCTTCCATTCGCTTCGGTATGCGACGTTAATCATCCTGAATCTGCCGTTCGCCTTGATCGGGGGCTTGGTGTCGCTCTGGTTGAGCGGTCAGTACCTGAGCGTACCGGCGTCCATCGGTTTCATCGAACTGTTCGGCTTGGCG
It contains:
- a CDS encoding efflux RND transporter permease subunit, whose amino-acid sequence is MIASLLEFSLRQRILILGLLSLLAGAGLIAFQSIPIDAYPDVTNVQVQVLTEAPGLSPVEVERFITYPIELQMTGLPGLSEIRSLSKFALSQLTVVFDDEVDVYFARQLVMERLMTVKERLPPGIDSVMAPVTTGLGEIYQYYLDGPPAATDAASKELELTSQRTLQDWVLRPVLKGVPGVIDVNGLGGFVKQYQVLVDPAKLRKYDLTLHEVFDAVGKNNANAGGNVLERHAERAIVRGVGLIKAIPDIESIIVKEVGGTPVFVRDVAEVRIGHAVRHGAAVLNGEREVVAGTVLMLRGGNAREVVGAVKERVARIQRDGLLPDGLELVPFYDRIELVTAAINTVRDALIEGIVLVTLVFFLFLGHVRSAIVVTASLLVTPLMTFLVMQRAGLSANLMTLGGLAIGIGEIADGSLVVVENVYRHLSENRHSERSRLEVILRATNEVGRPILFGILVISVVFLPLMTLHGMEGKMFAPLAYALVISLLASVVVTLTLSPVLASLVLRGDHPEETRLTRWMKARYQPVLRWTLAHRGAVLAGATAVVLASLTLVPFVGREFIPILEEGALTPQIVRLPSVSLPESIEIEKQAHRAMLEFPEVRMAVSKIGRPDIAVGPEEPNESDPVIQLQPRGSWTSAKTQSALVDAIRIRLAEIPGISVLMSQPIQERVDELISGIRTACAIKLFGDDLEVLYRQAESIADLLRTIEGVKDVKVEQVAGQPYLTLDIDRQKIARYGINVSDVQDIITTAVGGKPATQVYEGERRFQLILRFPAQYRNSIAAIGDIRVRSASGAPIPLSELATIEMREGPARISREQVKRRIYIGFNVVGRDIGGVVDEGRRKLAERIRLPQGYTVTWGGAFENMERANARLLVVVPITLGLVFFLLFWAFHSLRYATLIILNLPFALIGGLVSLWLSGQYLSVPASIGFIELFGLAVGNGIVLVSYINQLRNEGQPMDAAIMAGCVLRLRPVIMTMMTTLLGLLPLALAQGIGAEVQRPLATVVVGGLVTSTLLTLVVLPALYRAFADPELTREQAPEWV